A window of the Cystobacter fuscus genome harbors these coding sequences:
- a CDS encoding glycoside hydrolase family 16 protein translates to MNILGVVKKQALGCVMGTLAGLLLSSCGPGELSDAKSSPESTDQLAAEAASTISWKGYTWRVTNGGMAGVAPGSPSNVFVDANGYLHLKITKSGSSWTAAELFTTSKLGFGTYRWQIDGPVDKLDKNVVLGLFPYGPAGGIGGDGTNEIDIEYARWGNSAWPNGNWTIYPASGTTVGSSTFNFTLGSTYTTSTFVWKSGNIAFSLQEGFKANGDTSGLIKSWTYAPSSPTTNIPQQALPLGMNLWCFGAPPSNGQNVEIIIRDFQFIPQ, encoded by the coding sequence ATGAATATCCTCGGTGTCGTGAAGAAGCAGGCGTTGGGGTGCGTGATGGGTACCCTCGCCGGGTTGCTCTTGTCCTCCTGCGGCCCGGGAGAGTTGTCAGACGCGAAGAGCAGCCCGGAGTCCACGGATCAGCTCGCCGCGGAGGCCGCCAGCACGATTTCCTGGAAGGGATATACGTGGCGGGTCACGAACGGAGGCATGGCCGGCGTTGCCCCCGGCAGCCCCAGCAACGTCTTCGTGGATGCGAATGGCTACCTGCACCTGAAGATCACCAAATCCGGTAGCTCGTGGACGGCCGCCGAGCTGTTCACGACGAGCAAGCTCGGCTTTGGCACCTACCGGTGGCAGATCGACGGCCCGGTGGACAAGCTGGACAAGAACGTCGTGCTGGGGCTGTTCCCCTACGGCCCCGCCGGGGGGATCGGCGGGGACGGCACCAACGAGATCGACATCGAGTACGCCCGCTGGGGCAATTCCGCCTGGCCCAATGGCAACTGGACCATCTATCCCGCTTCGGGGACAACGGTCGGCTCGAGCACCTTCAACTTCACCCTGGGAAGCACCTACACGACCTCGACCTTCGTCTGGAAGAGCGGCAACATCGCGTTCTCGTTGCAGGAGGGCTTCAAGGCGAACGGGGACACCAGCGGCCTCATCAAGAGCTGGACCTACGCGCCGTCGAGCCCCACCACGAACATTCCCCAGCAGGCCCTGCCGCTGGGCATGAACCTGTGGTGCTTCGGGGCGCCGCCCTCGAATGGCCAGAACGTCGAGATCATCATCCGCGACTTCCAGTTCATTCCCCAGTAA
- a CDS encoding MFS transporter, whose amino-acid sequence MKTALKSSMKLGLLTSLYFSQGLPFGFFTQALPVLLRKQGLSLPAIGLAHLLALPWALKFLWAPVMDRYGSQRLGRRRGYILPLQFLSAALLLGLALPEGSASVPTLLVAMLLVNLLAATQDVATDGLAVDLLEPEELGWGNGIQVAGYRVGMIVGGGLMLLIFDALGWRPTLVSLGVLLLVATVPVALFRESPSREPRSAEGSLGRWLREALLYWVRRPGAGTWFILLVLFKAGESLATGMLRTFLVDAGLGLSQVGWMLGFVGFTTGLLGALVGGALVHRLGQRRALLVFGTLQAGAVLLYALAASRGAGLAVLTLVCGVEHLTSGMATAALFTGMMGLCRAEHAASDYTVQASLVVMATGGAAAVSGFSAQALGYAWHFTLAAALCGVAVAWVAFTFPAPRRLVSNPPGSP is encoded by the coding sequence ATGAAGACCGCGCTGAAGTCCTCCATGAAGCTCGGACTGCTCACGAGTCTCTACTTCTCGCAGGGGCTGCCCTTTGGCTTCTTCACCCAGGCGCTCCCGGTGCTCCTGCGCAAGCAGGGCCTGTCGTTGCCAGCCATCGGACTGGCCCACCTGCTCGCGCTGCCGTGGGCGCTCAAGTTCCTCTGGGCCCCGGTGATGGACCGGTACGGCTCGCAGCGGCTGGGACGGCGGCGCGGCTACATCCTCCCGCTCCAGTTCCTGTCGGCGGCGCTGCTCTTGGGGCTCGCCCTGCCCGAGGGGAGCGCGAGCGTGCCCACGCTCCTGGTGGCCATGCTGCTCGTCAACCTGTTGGCGGCCACGCAGGACGTGGCCACGGACGGGCTCGCGGTGGACCTGCTCGAGCCCGAGGAGCTGGGCTGGGGCAACGGCATCCAGGTGGCGGGCTACCGGGTGGGGATGATTGTCGGCGGCGGGTTGATGCTGCTCATCTTCGATGCGCTGGGCTGGCGGCCCACCCTGGTGAGCCTGGGAGTGCTGCTGCTCGTGGCCACGGTGCCGGTGGCGCTCTTCCGTGAGTCCCCCTCGCGCGAGCCGCGGAGCGCGGAGGGGAGCCTGGGGCGCTGGCTGCGCGAGGCCCTGCTCTACTGGGTGCGCCGCCCGGGTGCCGGCACGTGGTTCATCCTGCTCGTGCTCTTCAAGGCGGGGGAGAGCCTGGCGACGGGAATGCTGCGCACCTTCCTGGTCGACGCGGGGCTGGGCCTGTCTCAGGTGGGCTGGATGCTCGGGTTCGTGGGTTTCACCACCGGGCTGCTCGGCGCGCTCGTGGGAGGGGCACTCGTCCATCGGCTGGGGCAGCGGCGCGCGCTGCTCGTCTTCGGCACCCTTCAGGCCGGTGCGGTGCTGCTCTATGCCCTGGCCGCGAGTAGGGGGGCGGGCCTCGCGGTGCTCACGCTCGTGTGTGGCGTGGAGCACCTCACCAGTGGCATGGCCACCGCGGCGCTCTTCACGGGGATGATGGGCCTGTGCCGCGCGGAGCACGCCGCGTCCGACTACACGGTGCAGGCCTCGCTCGTCGTCATGGCCACCGGAGGCGCCGCGGCCGTGAGTGGCTTCAGCGCCCAGGCGCTCGGCTACGCCTGGCACTTCACGCTCGCGGCGGCCCTCTGTGGCGTGGCGGTGGCCTGGGTCGCGTTCACCTTCCCCGCCCCCCGGAGGCTCGTCTCCAACCCTCCGGGTTCACCGTGA
- a CDS encoding head protein produces MTIFDQILEAQELLGKNRENAQSPEEKKLLLLAIEALWFVWRNGQSYEFESYLKDVEANAPHRVIAAFNTRDEADAWLRTQSKPPDLALVLIADKYHVVLSSRDGTRCSLVPAPDLEYHLEEMMRDGLPPAGVTFNTREDADIWFNGQAEPPAQTVIQIGGEHYLAVYYRNINHRALFPFSRVERLHERRKRRAEEGLGE; encoded by the coding sequence GTGACAATTTTTGACCAGATCCTCGAAGCGCAGGAACTCCTCGGCAAGAACCGTGAAAACGCGCAGTCACCGGAGGAGAAGAAGTTGCTTCTCCTCGCCATTGAAGCGCTTTGGTTCGTCTGGAGGAATGGTCAGTCGTATGAGTTCGAGAGCTACCTCAAGGACGTCGAAGCCAACGCCCCCCACCGGGTCATCGCCGCCTTCAACACGCGTGACGAAGCGGACGCCTGGCTCAGGACCCAATCCAAGCCACCCGATCTGGCCCTGGTGCTGATCGCGGACAAATACCACGTCGTCCTCTCTTCTCGTGATGGAACGCGTTGCTCGCTCGTCCCAGCTCCCGATCTTGAATACCACCTCGAGGAGATGATGAGGGACGGCCTGCCTCCAGCGGGGGTGACGTTCAACACGCGTGAGGATGCGGACATCTGGTTCAACGGTCAGGCCGAGCCCCCGGCCCAGACCGTTATACAGATTGGCGGCGAGCACTACCTCGCGGTGTATTACCGGAACATCAATCACCGCGCCCTGTTCCCTTTCTCTCGTGTTGAGCGGCTCCACGAGCGACGCAAGCGGAGAGCGGAGGAAGGGCTGGGAGAATAG